From the Nitratidesulfovibrio sp. genome, one window contains:
- a CDS encoding polysaccharide deacetylase family protein — MLLFLLCAPSADAAGIGSAAEPALAALSLPELTARLAARYGGQQPSRWGPALPGTLTRLPVSGTSGTSGTSGTSGTSGTSGAPKTGPVTVALTFDACGGGYDGSIIALLRELRVPATLFLAGPWLAAHPAEAADLAADPLFEIANHGARHRPASVAGCIAYGIRGTRSVAEFVDEVESNARRLAVLTGGRPRFYRAATLFCDEVAVRIAADLGQTVAGCSVAADAGATLPAPAVARNLLAARNGDILLLHMNKPKAGSGAGLRAALPELLRRGVRFVRLSDAVPDAAGSAGGQ; from the coding sequence GTGCTGCTGTTCCTGCTGTGCGCGCCAAGCGCAGATGCTGCGGGAATCGGCAGCGCGGCGGAACCGGCGCTTGCCGCGCTGTCCCTGCCGGAACTGACGGCGCGCCTTGCGGCCCGGTACGGCGGTCAGCAGCCCTCCCGGTGGGGGCCTGCCCTGCCTGGCACGCTCACCCGCCTGCCCGTGTCTGGCACCTCCGGCACATCCGGCACATCCGGCACATCCGGCACATCTGGCACCTCCGGCGCTCCCAAAACCGGGCCGGTCACCGTGGCCCTGACATTCGACGCCTGCGGCGGCGGGTATGATGGGTCCATCATTGCCCTGCTGCGCGAACTGCGCGTGCCCGCAACCCTGTTTCTGGCCGGGCCGTGGCTTGCCGCCCACCCCGCCGAAGCCGCAGATCTTGCCGCCGACCCGCTGTTCGAGATCGCCAATCATGGCGCGCGGCACCGCCCCGCCTCGGTGGCCGGGTGCATCGCCTACGGTATCCGGGGCACCCGGTCCGTGGCTGAATTCGTGGACGAGGTGGAATCCAACGCCCGGCGCCTGGCCGTTCTTACGGGGGGGCGCCCGCGTTTCTACCGGGCCGCCACCCTGTTCTGCGACGAGGTGGCCGTGCGCATTGCGGCGGACCTTGGCCAGACCGTTGCCGGATGCTCCGTGGCGGCGGACGCCGGGGCCACGCTGCCCGCGCCTGCCGTTGCCCGCAACCTGCTGGCCGCCCGCAACGGCGACATCCTGCTGCTGCACATGAACAAGCCGAAAGCGGGTAGCGGCGCGGGGCTGCGCGCGGCCCTGCCGGAACTGCTGCGGCGCGGGGTGCGCTTCGTGCGCCTGTCGGATGCGGTGCCCGATGCAGCGGGGTCTGCGGGGGGGCAGTGA
- a CDS encoding aldehyde ferredoxin oxidoreductase C-terminal domain-containing protein, which produces MAKFIRIDMGSKTAEIGACPEKYAGLAGRGLTSMFIADEVKPTCHPLGKYNKLVFAPGFLTGTSAVNSGRISCGAKSPLTGGIKESNSGGSFSQKMARLDIKALVFEGLPTDGKYVVVKVDKDGVTFDEAPAEIMGAGNYDAIKVLQDKYGPKVGVALIGPAGEMRLTAANISFADPEGNIRSAGRGGLGAVMGSKGIKAVVIDDAGATAVPIARPEEFKSAAKRFANALTTHPVTGQGLPKYGTNVLVNILNEAGGLPTENFRRGRNEWANNIGGETMAATIEERGGKTTHGCHAGCVIRCSQHYVDKQGKYITSGFEYETIWALGADAAIDDLDTIAYADREYDEVGIDSIETSVAVAVAMDAGVIPWGDAKAALDLIKEIRQGTPLGRILGSGAAAVGQMYGLTRVPVVKNQAIPAYDPRAVKGVGLTYATTPMGADHTAGYAVATNILRVGGFVDPLGKDGQVELSRNLQIATAAVDSTGMCLFIAFAILDIPDGFNALVDMINARYDLSLTGDDVTALGTAILKAELDFNRRAGFTSAHDRLPEFFEEPCPPHNTVWDFTDEEIDSVLAF; this is translated from the coding sequence ATGGCGAAATTCATACGCATTGACATGGGTTCGAAGACGGCGGAGATCGGGGCGTGTCCCGAAAAGTATGCCGGGCTTGCGGGGCGCGGCCTGACATCCATGTTCATCGCGGACGAGGTGAAGCCCACCTGCCATCCCCTTGGCAAGTACAACAAGCTGGTCTTCGCCCCCGGTTTTCTCACCGGCACCAGCGCGGTCAACTCCGGTCGCATTTCCTGCGGGGCCAAAAGCCCCCTCACCGGCGGCATCAAGGAAAGCAACAGCGGCGGCAGCTTTTCGCAGAAGATGGCCCGTCTGGACATCAAGGCCCTGGTGTTCGAAGGCCTGCCCACGGACGGCAAATACGTCGTGGTCAAGGTGGACAAGGACGGCGTGACCTTTGACGAGGCCCCCGCCGAAATCATGGGCGCGGGCAACTATGACGCCATCAAGGTGTTGCAGGACAAGTACGGCCCCAAGGTGGGCGTTGCGCTCATCGGCCCGGCGGGCGAGATGCGCCTGACCGCCGCCAACATTTCTTTCGCCGATCCGGAAGGCAACATCCGCAGCGCCGGGCGCGGCGGGCTGGGGGCCGTCATGGGGTCCAAAGGGATCAAGGCGGTGGTCATCGACGATGCGGGCGCAACCGCCGTCCCCATCGCCAGGCCCGAGGAATTCAAGAGCGCGGCCAAACGCTTCGCCAATGCCCTGACCACCCACCCCGTCACCGGTCAGGGCTTGCCCAAGTACGGCACCAACGTGCTGGTGAACATCCTGAACGAAGCGGGCGGCCTGCCCACGGAAAACTTCCGCCGGGGCCGCAACGAGTGGGCCAACAACATCGGCGGCGAAACCATGGCCGCCACCATCGAGGAACGCGGAGGCAAGACCACCCACGGCTGCCATGCCGGGTGCGTCATCCGCTGTTCGCAGCACTACGTGGACAAGCAGGGCAAGTACATCACCAGCGGTTTCGAGTATGAAACCATCTGGGCGCTGGGGGCGGACGCCGCCATTGACGATCTGGACACCATCGCCTACGCTGACCGCGAGTACGACGAGGTGGGCATCGACTCCATCGAAACCTCGGTGGCCGTGGCCGTGGCCATGGACGCGGGGGTCATCCCGTGGGGCGATGCCAAGGCCGCGCTGGATTTGATCAAGGAAATTCGCCAGGGCACCCCGCTTGGCCGCATTCTGGGGAGCGGCGCCGCAGCCGTGGGCCAGATGTACGGGCTTACCCGGGTGCCGGTGGTGAAGAACCAGGCCATCCCCGCCTACGATCCGCGCGCGGTGAAGGGCGTGGGCCTGACGTACGCCACCACGCCCATGGGCGCGGACCACACCGCCGGGTACGCCGTGGCCACCAACATCCTGCGCGTGGGCGGCTTTGTCGACCCGCTGGGCAAGGACGGGCAGGTGGAGCTTTCGCGCAACCTGCAAATCGCCACCGCCGCCGTGGACTCCACCGGCATGTGCCTGTTCATCGCCTTCGCCATCCTGGACATTCCCGACGGGTTCAACGCGCTGGTCGACATGATCAATGCGCGCTACGATCTGTCCCTGACCGGCGACGACGTGACCGCCCTCGGCACGGCCATCCTGAAGGCCGAACTGGACTTCAACCGCCGCGCCGGGTTCACCAGCGCGCACGACCGGCTGCCCGAGTTCTTCGAAGAGCCGTGCCCCCCGCACAACACCGTGTGGGACTTCACGGACGAGGAAATCGACAGCGTGCTGGCCTTCTAG
- the hisG gene encoding ATP phosphoribosyltransferase: MSGANMLKIGIPKGSLEEATVNLFARSGWKIRKHHRNYFPEINDPELTARLCRVQEIPRYLEDGVLDVGLTGKDWLLETGADVVTVSDLIYSKVSNRPARWVLAVAGDSPYVRPEDLAGCTIATELLGVTRRYFEDAGIPVKVQYSWGATEAKVVEGLADAIVEVTETGTTIKAHGLRIIAEVLLTNTVLIAGKAAWADPWKRAKIEQIDLLLQGALRADSLVGLKMNVPAHNLDAVLDQLPSLNSPTVAGLRDSTWYAVEIVVENDLVRDLIPRLRSAGAEGIIEYSLNKVI; this comes from the coding sequence ATGTCCGGCGCCAACATGCTGAAGATCGGCATTCCCAAGGGCTCGCTCGAAGAAGCCACCGTGAACCTGTTCGCCCGCTCCGGGTGGAAGATTCGCAAGCATCACCGCAACTACTTTCCGGAAATCAACGACCCGGAACTGACCGCGCGCCTTTGCCGGGTGCAGGAAATTCCCCGCTACCTCGAAGACGGCGTGCTCGACGTGGGGCTGACCGGCAAGGACTGGCTGCTGGAAACCGGGGCCGACGTGGTCACCGTGTCTGACCTCATCTACTCCAAGGTCAGCAACCGCCCGGCCCGCTGGGTGCTGGCCGTGGCCGGTGATTCGCCCTACGTGCGGCCGGAAGACCTCGCCGGGTGCACCATCGCCACCGAACTGCTGGGCGTTACCCGCCGCTACTTCGAGGACGCGGGCATCCCCGTCAAGGTGCAGTATTCCTGGGGCGCCACAGAGGCCAAGGTGGTCGAAGGCCTGGCCGACGCCATCGTCGAGGTCACCGAAACCGGCACCACCATCAAGGCCCACGGCCTGCGCATCATCGCCGAAGTGCTGCTGACCAACACCGTGCTCATCGCGGGCAAGGCCGCCTGGGCCGACCCGTGGAAGCGCGCCAAGATCGAGCAGATCGACCTGTTGCTGCAAGGCGCGCTGCGCGCCGATTCGCTGGTGGGCCTGAAGATGAACGTGCCCGCCCACAACCTGGATGCCGTGCTCGACCAACTGCCCAGCCTCAATTCGCCCACCGTGGCCGGGCTGCGCGACAGCACCTGGTACGCGGTGGAAATCGTGGTGGAAAACGACCTTGTGCGCGACCTCATCCCGCGCCTGCGCTCCGCCGGTGCCGAAGGCATCATCGAGTATTCGCTGAACAAGGTTATTTAA
- the potA gene encoding spermidine/putrescine ABC transporter ATP-binding protein PotA gives MAEQDHIIELRGVTKTFEDTVALDSIDLTIRNGEFLTLLGPSGCGKTTILRLLSGFEQPTAGEVRINGQVVNRVPPEQRQVNTVFQNYALFPHMTVRDNVAFGLKMQGVAADETARRVLDALRMVHLENFADRKPRQLSGGQQQRVAIARAVINNPLVLLLDEPFSALDFKLRKQMQLEIKHLQRQLGITFVFVTHDQEEAFAMSDRVVVMNEGRIEQIGAPKEIYEEPANMYVARFVGDINALPGRIDAVRLDWSAAPGTPLAPPAPGTPEHGALPPDLKPGEHLYDATVGGTVFPVRSPRRLAPGDAVQVLLRPEDLRIDRIAVEETPDWPHLWGRIEESVYKGATVDLVITLDDGQRLMAAEFFNEDDEDINYNPGERVAVSWVDGWEVLLPDDAA, from the coding sequence ATGGCAGAACAGGATCACATCATCGAGTTGCGCGGCGTCACCAAGACGTTCGAAGACACCGTGGCGCTCGATTCCATAGACCTCACCATCCGCAACGGCGAGTTCCTGACCCTGCTGGGGCCGTCGGGCTGCGGCAAGACCACCATCCTGCGCCTGCTCTCGGGCTTCGAGCAGCCCACGGCGGGCGAGGTGCGCATCAACGGCCAGGTGGTCAACCGCGTGCCCCCGGAACAGCGCCAGGTGAACACCGTATTCCAGAACTACGCGCTGTTTCCGCACATGACCGTGCGCGACAACGTGGCCTTCGGGCTGAAGATGCAGGGCGTGGCGGCGGACGAAACGGCCCGCCGCGTGCTGGATGCCCTGCGCATGGTGCATCTGGAAAACTTCGCCGACCGCAAGCCGCGCCAGCTTTCCGGCGGGCAGCAGCAGCGCGTGGCCATTGCCCGCGCGGTCATCAACAACCCGCTGGTGCTCCTGCTGGACGAGCCGTTCAGCGCGCTGGACTTCAAGCTGCGCAAACAGATGCAACTGGAAATCAAGCACTTGCAGCGGCAGCTCGGCATCACCTTCGTGTTCGTCACCCACGATCAGGAAGAGGCCTTCGCCATGTCCGACCGGGTGGTGGTGATGAATGAGGGCCGCATAGAGCAGATCGGCGCGCCCAAGGAAATCTACGAGGAACCCGCCAACATGTACGTGGCGCGCTTCGTGGGCGACATCAACGCGCTGCCGGGCCGCATCGACGCCGTGCGGCTGGACTGGTCCGCCGCGCCGGGCACCCCGCTGGCCCCGCCCGCGCCGGGCACGCCGGAGCACGGCGCCCTGCCGCCGGACCTGAAGCCCGGCGAACACCTGTACGACGCCACCGTGGGCGGCACGGTGTTTCCGGTGCGCTCGCCCCGCAGGCTGGCCCCCGGCGATGCGGTGCAGGTGCTGTTGCGGCCGGAGGACTTGCGCATCGACCGCATTGCGGTTGAGGAAACCCCCGACTGGCCGCACCTGTGGGGCCGCATCGAGGAATCGGTGTACAAGGGTGCCACGGTGGACCTTGTCATCACCCTGGACGACGGGCAGCGCCTGATGGCGGCGGAGTTCTTCAACGAGGACGACGAGGACATCAACTACAACCCCGGCGAGCGCGTTGCCGTAAGCTGGGTGGACGGATGGGAGGTACTGCTGCCCGATGACGCAGCGTAG
- the tsaA gene encoding tRNA (N6-threonylcarbamoyladenosine(37)-N6)-methyltransferase TrmO has translation MDTTLRPIGVIVSSLTDLSQCPKQGDEGAPEAWVKIAAPYVPGLDTLKPGLSLTLLTWLHRADRDVLSVHPRGDTRRPKRGVFNTRSPARPNPVGLHEVRLLELMPGGDGSMRLRVAPLEALDGTPVIDIKTSYRQRQPDAAPESAGGEIGNTDRATNRTMNGSANSSVSVHAVSGSAPSPWGEGIPDGHADELRRICLRGWQRGLYSGFNGNASLRIGSACLLTCSGAAKGDLGPGDLALVDIATGAVLAGGKPSSEGAMHLAIYRARPDAMAVVHTHPPQLLALGTLVPPDDMLHLPIYESELLRGQLGFAPAHAPGTQELADAVASAAASRDAVWMERHGLCCIGASAARALALAEELEHLAGVQLAVLSAHAKVRG, from the coding sequence ATGGACACCACCCTGCGGCCCATCGGCGTCATCGTGTCGTCGCTTACCGATCTTTCGCAGTGCCCCAAGCAGGGCGACGAAGGCGCGCCCGAGGCGTGGGTGAAGATTGCCGCACCCTACGTGCCCGGTCTGGACACCCTGAAGCCGGGCCTGTCCCTGACCCTGCTCACCTGGCTGCACCGCGCCGATCGCGACGTGTTGTCCGTGCACCCGCGCGGTGACACGCGCCGCCCCAAACGGGGCGTGTTCAACACCCGTTCGCCCGCCCGGCCCAACCCGGTGGGCCTGCACGAGGTGCGTCTGCTGGAGTTGATGCCCGGCGGGGACGGTTCCATGCGCCTGCGCGTGGCCCCGCTGGAGGCGCTGGACGGCACGCCGGTCATCGACATCAAGACCTCGTACCGGCAGCGACAGCCGGATGCGGCGCCCGAAAGTGCGGGCGGAGAGATCGGTAATACGGATCGTGCGACGAATCGTACTATGAATGGTAGTGCAAACAGCAGTGTTTCCGTACACGCAGTCTCCGGTTCCGCCCCTTCACCGTGGGGAGAGGGCATCCCCGACGGCCACGCCGACGAATTGCGGCGCATCTGCCTGCGTGGCTGGCAGCGCGGCCTGTATTCCGGGTTCAACGGCAACGCCAGCCTGCGCATCGGCTCGGCCTGCCTGCTGACCTGCTCCGGCGCAGCCAAAGGCGACCTTGGCCCCGGCGACCTCGCGCTGGTGGACATCGCCACCGGGGCGGTGCTGGCCGGGGGCAAGCCCTCGTCCGAAGGGGCCATGCATCTGGCCATCTACCGCGCCCGGCCCGACGCCATGGCCGTGGTGCATACCCACCCGCCGCAGTTGCTGGCGCTTGGTACGCTGGTTCCGCCTGACGACATGCTGCATCTGCCCATCTACGAATCGGAGCTGCTGCGCGGGCAACTGGGCTTCGCGCCTGCCCACGCCCCCGGCACGCAGGAACTGGCCGATGCCGTGGCGTCGGCAGCCGCCAGCCGCGACGCGGTGTGGATGGAACGCCACGGCCTGTGCTGCATCGGGGCGTCCGCCGCCCGCGCCCTGGCCCTGGCCGAGGAACTGGAGCATCTGGCCGGGGTGCAGTTGGCGGTGCTGTCGGCCCACGCCAAGGTACGGGGCTGA
- a CDS encoding MoaD/ThiS family protein: MPDNANGREAIGRNHAGDGTDGENGEDAAQDTIELRAFMGLAELFRQRGWSVPLPVRVHPGTTGPELLRQLDIASEQVEVVFVNGKAVSPDLAVMSGGDRVALAPPGVPGPYRVLLGFRKM; this comes from the coding sequence ATGCCGGACAATGCGAACGGTCGCGAGGCGATCGGACGAAACCACGCGGGAGACGGGACGGACGGGGAGAACGGGGAAGACGCCGCGCAGGACACCATAGAACTGCGGGCCTTCATGGGGCTTGCGGAGCTGTTCCGCCAGCGCGGCTGGTCCGTACCTTTGCCGGTGCGCGTCCATCCGGGCACCACGGGGCCGGAACTGTTGCGTCAGCTCGACATCGCCTCGGAGCAGGTGGAGGTGGTCTTCGTCAACGGCAAGGCGGTCAGCCCGGATCTTGCCGTGATGTCCGGCGGAGACAGAGTGGCGCTGGCGCCGCCCGGCGTTCCTGGGCCGTACCGGGTGCTGCTGGGTTTTCGCAAGATGTAG
- a CDS encoding extracellular solute-binding protein yields the protein MVGLALAVLAATLFAGPAVAAEEKVLHVYNWSEYVPQSVLDRFTKETGIKVVYTTYESNEAMYAKIKLLKGVGYDVIVPSTYFISMMRDDGLLAKIDKTRLKNFKNLSPKVLDQPFDPGNEYSVPYMWGSSGLMVNKKVVDPASITSWNDLNRPEFAGKVILSDDQRDSLGVALKALGYSVNSTKEAEIKAAYDWLKKLLPAVRVFDVTASKQAFISEEVAAGLIWNGDAYIAASENKNLVYVYPKEGVPLWVDSLAIPVGAKHKDNAHKFIDFLLRPEVAKECVEEYNYSTPNVATQKILAPELAKSRITSPSDADLKNAEFTNSVGNALEIYEKYWEMLKTGS from the coding sequence ATGGTGGGCCTTGCCCTGGCGGTGCTGGCGGCGACGCTGTTCGCGGGCCCCGCCGTGGCGGCGGAAGAAAAGGTGCTGCACGTCTACAACTGGTCGGAATACGTGCCCCAGTCGGTGCTTGACCGGTTCACCAAGGAGACGGGCATCAAGGTGGTGTACACCACCTACGAATCCAACGAGGCCATGTACGCCAAGATCAAGCTGCTGAAGGGCGTGGGCTACGACGTGATCGTGCCGTCCACCTACTTCATCTCCATGATGCGCGACGATGGTCTGCTGGCCAAGATCGACAAGACCAGGCTGAAGAATTTCAAGAACCTTTCGCCCAAGGTGCTGGACCAGCCGTTCGACCCGGGCAACGAATATTCCGTGCCCTACATGTGGGGCTCGTCGGGGCTGATGGTGAACAAGAAGGTGGTGGACCCGGCCTCCATCACCAGTTGGAACGACCTGAACCGTCCCGAATTCGCGGGCAAGGTCATCCTGTCCGACGACCAGCGCGATTCTCTGGGCGTGGCCCTGAAGGCGCTGGGCTACTCGGTGAACTCCACCAAGGAAGCCGAAATCAAGGCCGCCTACGACTGGCTGAAGAAGCTGCTGCCCGCCGTGCGCGTGTTCGACGTGACCGCCAGCAAGCAGGCCTTCATCAGTGAGGAAGTGGCCGCCGGGCTGATCTGGAACGGCGATGCCTACATCGCCGCCAGCGAGAACAAGAACCTGGTGTACGTCTACCCCAAGGAAGGCGTGCCCCTTTGGGTGGACAGCCTGGCCATTCCCGTGGGCGCCAAGCACAAGGACAACGCCCACAAGTTCATCGACTTTCTGCTGCGGCCCGAAGTGGCCAAGGAATGCGTGGAGGAATACAACTATTCCACCCCCAACGTGGCCACGCAGAAGATCCTTGCGCCCGAACTGGCCAAGAGCCGCATCACCTCGCCGAGTGACGCGGACCTGAAGAACGCCGAGTTCACCAACAGCGTGGGCAACGCGCTGGAGATCTACGAAAAGTATTGGGAGATGCTGAAGACGGGCAGCTAG
- the potB gene encoding spermidine/putrescine ABC transporter permease PotB produces MTQRRPFRTASIAVVWLWLGLFALLPNLGLLLVTFLERGESDFVSLVFTWDNYARLADPVFIRILGESLWLAAASTLVCLLIGYPFAYAVATARRGLRPWLLLLVVIPFWTNSLIRTYALIIILKSQGLASDVLLALGLVNEPVSFMYGDFAVFTGLTYTLLPFMILPLYASIEKLDKRLLDAAKDLGASSLRAFWHVTLPLTLPGIVAGCMLVFLPSLGCFYIPEILGGAKSMLIGNFIKNQFLVARDWPLGAAASTIMTALLVLMIIGYWLSNRRVALRERKGADTGAATAGRTPDGMHGEGEAGGDGMAHGARGRA; encoded by the coding sequence ATGACGCAGCGTAGACCCTTCCGCACTGCCAGCATCGCCGTTGTCTGGTTGTGGCTGGGGCTGTTCGCCCTGTTGCCCAACCTCGGCCTGTTGCTGGTCACCTTTCTGGAGCGGGGCGAATCGGACTTCGTGAGCCTGGTGTTCACGTGGGACAACTACGCCCGCCTTGCCGACCCGGTGTTCATCAGGATACTGGGCGAATCGCTGTGGCTGGCCGCCGCCAGCACCCTGGTGTGCCTGCTGATCGGCTATCCGTTCGCCTACGCCGTGGCCACGGCCCGGCGCGGGCTGCGGCCATGGCTGCTGCTGCTGGTGGTCATTCCGTTCTGGACCAATTCGCTCATCCGCACCTATGCGCTGATCATCATCCTGAAGTCGCAGGGCCTCGCCTCCGACGTGCTGCTGGCGCTGGGGCTGGTCAACGAGCCGGTGTCGTTCATGTACGGCGATTTCGCCGTGTTCACGGGGCTTACCTACACGTTGCTGCCGTTCATGATCCTGCCGCTGTACGCATCCATCGAAAAGCTGGACAAGCGGCTGCTGGACGCGGCCAAGGACCTGGGGGCCAGCAGCCTGCGCGCCTTCTGGCACGTTACCCTGCCGCTGACCCTGCCGGGCATCGTGGCCGGGTGCATGCTGGTGTTCCTGCCCTCGCTGGGGTGTTTCTACATTCCGGAAATCCTGGGCGGGGCCAAGAGCATGCTCATCGGCAACTTCATCAAGAACCAGTTCCTGGTGGCGCGCGACTGGCCGCTGGGCGCCGCCGCCAGCACCATCATGACCGCGCTGCTGGTGCTGATGATCATCGGCTACTGGCTCAGCAACCGCCGGGTCGCCCTGCGCGAGCGCAAGGGCGCGGACACCGGGGCTGCCACTGCGGGCCGTACGCCCGACGGTATGCACGGAGAGGGCGAAGCCGGTGGCGACGGCATGGCGCACGGTGCGCGGGGGAGGGCGTAG
- a CDS encoding MoaD/ThiS family protein: MHITVKCYATLQRFQPTGGEDFSLREGGTVLDVVLALGIAPEDVAVIFVNGLHAPMDKVLAEDDRLGLFPAVGGG, from the coding sequence ATGCATATCACCGTGAAATGCTACGCCACGCTGCAACGCTTCCAGCCAACGGGCGGGGAGGATTTTTCCCTGCGCGAGGGCGGAACCGTGCTCGACGTGGTGCTGGCCCTGGGCATCGCGCCGGAAGACGTGGCGGTGATCTTCGTCAACGGCCTGCATGCCCCCATGGACAAGGTCCTTGCCGAAGACGACCGGCTGGGACTGTTCCCGGCCGTGGGAGGCGGGTAG
- the aroE gene encoding shikimate dehydrogenase, with product MPAHPFLPRELYGIIGHPLGHTMSPLLHNWGFGLLDIPAVYMAWPLEPGRVGDFITAVRTLPIRGASVTIPHKQTVLPLLDGISERARAVGAVNTLYWHDGQLLGGNTDVTGFLAPLRQRAATGWRCEKALVLGNGGAARAVLAGLRELGPAGEGVVGTVAVTGRNAEKAAPLAAEFGVEVVDWDARAAWGADLVINTTPMGMSGERQGDTAFPAQGFAAVGAGRRGLAYDLVYNPLRTRFLSEAAEAGWDMQDGLAMFVEQGREQFRLWTGLELPAEGARTLVAVALGLGDVAVGRVCGQCALPGVGKG from the coding sequence ATGCCCGCACATCCGTTCCTGCCCCGCGAACTCTACGGCATCATCGGCCATCCCCTCGGCCATACCATGAGCCCCCTGCTGCACAACTGGGGCTTCGGCCTGCTGGACATCCCCGCCGTGTACATGGCCTGGCCGCTGGAGCCGGGCCGCGTGGGCGACTTCATCACCGCCGTGCGCACCCTGCCCATACGCGGGGCCAGCGTCACCATTCCCCACAAGCAAACCGTGCTGCCCCTGCTGGACGGCATCAGCGAACGCGCCCGCGCCGTGGGCGCGGTGAACACCCTGTACTGGCACGACGGCCAGTTGCTGGGCGGAAACACCGACGTTACCGGTTTTCTGGCCCCCCTGCGCCAGCGCGCGGCAACAGGGTGGCGGTGCGAAAAGGCACTGGTGCTGGGCAACGGCGGCGCGGCCCGCGCCGTGCTGGCCGGTCTGCGCGAGCTTGGCCCCGCTGGTGAAGGCGTGGTGGGCACGGTGGCCGTTACCGGGCGCAACGCGGAAAAGGCTGCCCCGCTGGCCGCCGAATTCGGCGTGGAAGTGGTGGACTGGGATGCCCGCGCCGCCTGGGGCGCGGATCTGGTGATCAATACTACCCCCATGGGCATGTCCGGCGAGCGGCAGGGCGACACCGCCTTCCCCGCGCAGGGTTTTGCGGCTGTCGGGGCGGGACGGCGCGGTCTGGCCTACGACCTTGTCTACAATCCATTGCGCACCCGCTTTCTGTCCGAGGCCGCCGAAGCGGGCTGGGATATGCAGGACGGCCTGGCCATGTTCGTGGAGCAGGGCCGCGAACAGTTCCGCCTGTGGACCGGGCTGGAACTGCCCGCCGAAGGCGCGCGCACCCTGGTTGCCGTGGCGCTGGGACTGGGCGACGTGGCCGTGGGCCGCGTCTGTGGTCAGTGCGCATTGCCCGGTGTGGGCAAAGGGTAG
- the potC gene encoding spermidine/putrescine ABC transporter permease PotC, with translation MKLRTLRTCLVWLVYAFLYVPILVVIVYSFNDARYTTEWKGFTLKWYSALAANGPLVDAALNSLSVATLAATIATVLGTLAAICIRRYRFPGRKVLHGCIYVLTVSPDIVMGISLLIFFIAMGVQLGFWTLLVAHVTLALPFVTVTVLARLAEFDEQLIEAARDLGASEWRAFRHVLLPLAAPAVAAGWLLSFTLSMDDVLVSFFVTGPTFEVLPLRVYSMVRLGVKPDINALSAVMFTVTIVLVLLAQTLTRTRRK, from the coding sequence ATGAAGCTGCGCACCCTGCGTACCTGCCTGGTCTGGCTGGTCTATGCCTTCCTGTACGTGCCCATCCTGGTGGTCATCGTCTATTCCTTCAACGATGCGCGCTACACCACGGAATGGAAGGGCTTCACCCTGAAGTGGTATTCCGCCCTGGCCGCCAACGGCCCGCTGGTGGACGCCGCGCTCAACTCGCTGTCCGTGGCCACCCTGGCCGCCACCATCGCCACGGTGCTGGGCACGCTGGCGGCCATCTGCATCCGGCGCTACCGTTTTCCGGGGCGCAAGGTGCTGCATGGCTGCATCTACGTGCTGACCGTGTCGCCGGACATCGTCATGGGCATCTCGCTGCTCATCTTCTTCATCGCCATGGGGGTGCAGCTGGGCTTCTGGACGCTGCTGGTCGCCCATGTCACCCTGGCGCTGCCCTTCGTCACCGTGACGGTGCTGGCGCGCCTGGCCGAGTTCGACGAACAGCTCATCGAGGCCGCGCGCGACCTTGGCGCGTCGGAGTGGCGGGCCTTCCGCCATGTGCTGCTGCCCTTGGCCGCGCCCGCCGTGGCGGCGGGGTGGCTGCTGTCGTTCACCCTGTCCATGGACGACGTGCTGGTGAGCTTTTTCGTCACCGGCCCCACCTTCGAGGTGCTGCCCCTGCGCGTCTATTCCATGGTACGCCTTGGCGTGAAGCCGGACATCAACGCCCTGTCGGCGGTAATGTTCACGGTAACCATAGTGCTGGTGCTGCTGGCACAAACCCTTACCAGGACGAGGAGGAAATGA
- the hisI gene encoding phosphoribosyl-AMP cyclohydrolase: MAQASDAAQGFRPDFAKMNGLVPAIAQCAATGEVLMMAWMNEEAWDATLATGEAHYFSRSRGRLWHKGGTSGHTQHIKAVRLDCDSDTVLLLVEQKGGAACHEGYRSCFYRELTAGEPVICSPRVFDPKEVYK; encoded by the coding sequence ATGGCTCAGGCTTCCGACGCCGCACAAGGCTTCCGCCCCGATTTCGCGAAGATGAATGGTCTCGTGCCCGCCATCGCCCAGTGCGCCGCCACCGGCGAAGTGCTGATGATGGCCTGGATGAACGAAGAAGCATGGGACGCCACCCTCGCCACCGGCGAGGCGCATTACTTCAGCCGCAGCCGTGGCCGGTTGTGGCACAAGGGCGGTACGTCGGGCCATACCCAGCATATCAAGGCCGTGCGCCTGGACTGCGACAGCGACACCGTGTTGCTGCTCGTGGAACAGAAGGGCGGCGCGGCCTGCCATGAAGGGTACCGTAGCTGTTTCTACCGAGAGCTTACGGCCGGAGAACCCGTCATCTGCTCGCCCCGCGTGTTCGACCCCAAGGAGGTCTACAAATAA